The following are encoded in a window of bacterium genomic DNA:
- a CDS encoding MBL fold metallo-hydrolase, giving the protein MTAIARRELGAHTAVLGGIDRGKYPHGNSLLVRGGEETVVIDPSLTLAEAPGVPPADRVLNSHCHEDHVAGNGRYPDASWHLPEADLAGIRSLDGLMAIYGFDGEIDADFRRVVVERFHFMPRATARGFAPDAVFDLGGGVTVRAIAAPGHTRGHTCFHVEPDDVVYLGDIDLSSFGPYYGDAWSSLADFERTLATVRDLDARWYATFHHVGVLEGRDAFREKLARFAAVIARREAALLEYLKVPRTLGEIAGHRFVYRPGDPVAFAEPVERRSMGQHLDRLEAAGRVVQAEPGRYVVRDAASASTAG; this is encoded by the coding sequence ATGACGGCGATCGCGCGCCGCGAGCTGGGCGCCCACACGGCGGTGCTGGGCGGCATCGACCGCGGCAAGTACCCGCACGGCAACAGCCTCCTCGTCCGCGGCGGCGAGGAGACGGTCGTCATCGATCCCTCGCTCACGCTGGCCGAGGCGCCGGGCGTGCCGCCCGCCGACCGCGTGCTGAACAGCCACTGCCACGAGGACCACGTCGCCGGGAACGGCCGCTACCCGGACGCGTCGTGGCACCTGCCCGAGGCCGATCTGGCGGGCATCCGCTCGCTCGACGGCCTGATGGCGATCTACGGCTTCGACGGCGAGATCGACGCGGACTTCCGCCGCGTCGTCGTCGAGCGCTTCCACTTCATGCCGCGCGCGACTGCTCGGGGCTTCGCGCCGGACGCGGTCTTCGACCTGGGCGGCGGCGTGACGGTGCGGGCCATCGCCGCGCCGGGCCACACCCGCGGGCACACCTGCTTCCACGTCGAGCCCGACGACGTCGTCTATCTCGGCGACATCGACCTCTCGAGCTTCGGCCCGTACTACGGCGACGCGTGGTCGTCGCTCGCCGATTTCGAGCGCACGCTGGCGACGGTGCGGGACCTCGACGCACGCTGGTACGCGACCTTTCACCACGTCGGCGTGCTCGAGGGCCGCGACGCCTTCCGCGAGAAGCTCGCGCGGTTCGCGGCGGTGATCGCGCGCCGCGAAGCGGCGCTGCTCGAGTACCTGAAGGTGCCGCGCACGCTGGGTGAGATCGCCGGCCACCGCTTCGTCTATCGCCCGGGCGATCCGGTCGCGTTCGCCGAGCCGGTCGAGCGGCGCAGCATGGGCCAGCACCTCGATCGGCTCGAGGCGGCGGGCCGCGTCGTGCAGGCGGAGCCGGGCCGCTACGTCGTCCGCGACGCCGCCAGCGCCAGCACCGCCGGGTAG
- a CDS encoding aldehyde dehydrogenase family protein: protein MLIDGRWVDAASGKTFETPDPATGKTLARVAEGDAEDIDRAVKAARRAFDAGTWTRLGPHERERLLLRVADLIEQHAGELAQLETLDNGKSLFETTNVDVPQAATVFRYYAGWVNKITGDTNPSDLDFFNFTLREPVGVCGQIIPWNFPLLMAAWKLGPALACGNTVVLKPAEQTPLTALRLGELLLEAGIPEGVVNIVPGFGETAGAALVRHPLVDKIAFTGSTEVGKEIHRETAGTLKRVSLELGGKSPNIVFADADVEAAVKGAITGVFFNQGQVCCAGTRLFVEAKVHDDFADALAKAAGGMKQGPGLAPGTQVGPLVSQEQLERVTGYLDVGKREGATALTGGERNTGPGLEGGYFVKPTVFTGVRNDMRIAREEIFGPVVSVIPFTDENDAVLQGNDTFYGLAAGVWTRDVSKAHRVARAIRAGTVWVNCYNVFDAVSPFGGYKQSGYGRELGKQALELYTQTKAVWMRI, encoded by the coding sequence ATGCTGATCGACGGGAGGTGGGTCGACGCCGCGTCGGGCAAGACCTTCGAGACCCCCGACCCCGCCACCGGCAAGACGCTCGCCCGCGTCGCCGAGGGCGACGCGGAAGACATCGACCGTGCCGTGAAGGCGGCGCGCCGCGCCTTCGACGCCGGCACCTGGACGCGGCTCGGTCCGCACGAGCGCGAGCGGCTGCTGCTGCGTGTGGCCGACCTGATCGAGCAGCACGCGGGCGAGCTGGCGCAGCTCGAGACGCTCGACAACGGCAAGAGCCTCTTCGAGACGACGAACGTCGACGTGCCGCAGGCAGCGACCGTGTTCCGCTACTACGCTGGCTGGGTGAACAAGATCACCGGCGACACGAATCCCTCCGACCTCGACTTCTTCAACTTCACGCTGCGCGAGCCGGTCGGCGTCTGCGGGCAGATCATCCCCTGGAACTTCCCGCTGCTGATGGCGGCGTGGAAGCTCGGCCCGGCGCTCGCCTGCGGCAACACCGTGGTCTTGAAGCCCGCCGAGCAGACGCCGCTCACGGCGCTGCGCCTCGGCGAGCTGCTGCTCGAGGCCGGCATCCCCGAGGGGGTCGTCAACATCGTGCCCGGCTTCGGCGAGACGGCGGGCGCGGCGCTGGTCCGCCATCCGCTCGTCGACAAGATCGCCTTCACCGGCTCGACGGAGGTCGGCAAGGAGATCCACCGCGAGACCGCCGGCACGCTGAAGCGCGTGTCGCTCGAGCTCGGCGGCAAGTCGCCGAACATCGTCTTCGCCGACGCCGACGTGGAGGCGGCGGTGAAGGGCGCCATCACCGGCGTCTTCTTCAACCAGGGCCAGGTCTGCTGCGCCGGCACGCGGCTCTTCGTCGAGGCGAAGGTGCACGACGACTTCGCCGACGCGCTCGCGAAGGCCGCCGGCGGCATGAAGCAGGGCCCGGGCCTGGCGCCCGGCACGCAGGTCGGACCCCTCGTCAGCCAGGAGCAGCTCGAGCGCGTCACCGGCTACCTCGACGTCGGCAAGCGGGAGGGCGCGACGGCGCTCACCGGCGGCGAGCGCAACACGGGGCCGGGCCTGGAGGGCGGCTACTTCGTGAAGCCGACCGTGTTCACCGGCGTCCGCAACGACATGCGCATCGCCCGCGAGGAGATCTTCGGGCCGGTGGTCTCGGTGATCCCGTTCACGGACGAGAACGACGCCGTCCTCCAGGGCAACGACACGTTCTATGGGCTCGCCGCCGGCGTGTGGACGCGCGACGTCTCGAAGGCGCACCGGGTGGCGCGCGCGATCCGCGCGGGCACGGTGTGGGTCAACTGCTACAACGTCTTCGACGCGGTCTCGCCGTTCGGCGGCTACAAGCAGAGCGGCTACGGCCGCGAGCTCGGCAAGCAGGCGCTCGAGCTCTACACGCAGACCAAGGCCGTCTGGATGCGCATATGA
- a CDS encoding enoyl-CoA hydratase/isomerase family protein has protein sequence MSDYQALRLRVDRGVAWVTIDHPPINLFDAVLMRDLMEAGAALEADPAVRVIVLESADPEFFIAHADVALIQTLPQEPPPKPTELGFFHTLVDRFRTMPKATIGKVAGIARGGGSELLLSLDMRFGALGKTILAQPEVALGIIPGGSGTQRLPRLVGCARALEAILGCADVPADLAERWGWLNRALPPEELDGFVEDLALRIASFPADAIALAKAAVNAAELPTREGLLEEADAFNHTLATPEARRRMARFLELGGQTREVERDMSGLLRLLV, from the coding sequence GTGAGCGACTACCAGGCGCTGCGCCTGCGCGTCGATCGCGGCGTCGCGTGGGTGACGATCGACCATCCGCCGATCAACCTGTTCGACGCCGTGCTGATGCGCGACCTCATGGAGGCCGGTGCGGCGCTCGAAGCGGACCCCGCGGTGCGCGTGATCGTCCTCGAGAGCGCCGACCCCGAGTTCTTCATCGCCCACGCCGACGTCGCGCTGATCCAGACGCTGCCGCAGGAGCCGCCGCCGAAGCCCACCGAGCTGGGCTTCTTCCACACCCTGGTCGACCGCTTTCGCACCATGCCGAAAGCGACCATCGGCAAGGTCGCCGGCATCGCCCGCGGCGGCGGCAGCGAGCTGCTGCTGTCGCTCGACATGCGCTTCGGCGCGCTCGGGAAGACGATCCTCGCGCAGCCCGAGGTCGCGCTCGGCATCATCCCGGGCGGCAGCGGTACGCAGCGCCTGCCGCGGCTCGTCGGGTGCGCGCGGGCGCTCGAGGCGATCCTCGGCTGCGCCGACGTGCCCGCCGACCTGGCCGAGCGCTGGGGCTGGCTCAACCGCGCGCTGCCCCCCGAGGAGCTGGACGGCTTCGTCGAGGATCTCGCGCTGCGTATCGCGTCGTTCCCGGCGGACGCCATCGCGCTCGCCAAGGCGGCCGTGAATGCCGCCGAGCTGCCGACGCGCGAGGGCCTGCTCGAGGAGGCCGACGCCTTCAATCACACGCTGGCGACGCCCGAGGCCCGCCGTCGCATGGCCCGCTTCCTCGAGCTGGGCGGGCAGACGCGCGAGGTCGAGCGCGACATGTCGGGGCTGCTGCGCCTGCTCGTGTGA
- a CDS encoding dienelactone hydrolase family protein gives MSDAASSSYQRPLDRLRVLAKQDVLVTPRLRHVEAYTLEGLLTFLWHGDPGAERVILACGGAMGGLLGPATGLYHELGEHFADQGVGTVRVGYRRPNDLVACVDDVCAAADLAHRNGGRRFVVMGHSFGGAVAINAGIRLRPMLSGIVTFATQSAGCERAAALGDRPLLLFHGDRDELLPPMASEAVRALAGSGEIVLLPGAGHLLTEAGEAMRARLRTWIPEQFARPLPEPKPDA, from the coding sequence ATGAGCGACGCGGCGTCCTCGTCGTACCAGCGCCCGCTCGATCGGCTGCGTGTCCTCGCCAAGCAGGACGTGCTGGTGACCCCGCGCCTGCGCCACGTCGAGGCCTATACGCTCGAAGGCCTGCTGACGTTCCTGTGGCACGGCGACCCGGGCGCCGAGCGCGTGATCCTCGCGTGCGGCGGCGCGATGGGCGGGCTCCTCGGCCCGGCGACGGGGCTGTACCACGAGCTGGGCGAGCACTTCGCCGACCAGGGCGTCGGCACGGTGCGGGTCGGCTACCGCCGCCCGAACGACCTCGTGGCCTGCGTCGACGACGTCTGCGCCGCCGCCGATCTCGCGCACCGCAACGGCGGGCGCCGCTTCGTCGTCATGGGCCACTCGTTCGGCGGCGCGGTGGCGATCAACGCCGGCATCCGCCTGCGCCCGATGCTCTCGGGCATCGTGACCTTCGCGACCCAGTCCGCCGGCTGCGAGCGCGCCGCCGCGCTCGGCGACCGCCCGCTCCTCCTCTTCCACGGCGACCGCGACGAGCTGCTGCCGCCGATGGCGAGCGAGGCGGTGCGCGCGCTCGCGGGCAGCGGGGAGATCGTCCTCCTCCCCGGCGCCGGCCATCTCCTCACCGAGGCCGGGGAGGCGATGCGCGCGCGCCTCCGGACCTGGATCCCCGAGCAGTTCGCGCGCCCGCTCCCGGAGCCGAAGCCCGATGCCTGA
- a CDS encoding pyridoxamine 5'-phosphate oxidase family protein yields MSIPVPLDDLRAAIAERGATAYLLTVSDDGSPHAVHTALAWEGDRLVAEVGKRTAANAAARPQVSLLYPVRRGGDYSLIVDGTASVDARRVFVVARHAVLHRAAPAASPAAPACGADCVSLLDAEKRER; encoded by the coding sequence ATGAGCATTCCGGTTCCGCTCGACGACCTGCGCGCCGCCATCGCCGAGCGCGGCGCGACGGCCTACCTCCTCACCGTCTCCGACGACGGCTCGCCGCACGCCGTGCACACCGCGCTCGCCTGGGAGGGCGACCGACTCGTCGCCGAGGTCGGGAAGCGCACGGCGGCGAACGCCGCCGCGCGGCCGCAGGTATCGCTCCTCTACCCGGTGCGGCGCGGGGGAGACTACAGCCTCATCGTCGACGGCACGGCGAGCGTCGACGCGAGGCGCGTCTTCGTGGTTGCGCGGCACGCCGTCCTGCACCGCGCCGCACCGGCGGCATCACCCGCGGCGCCGGCGTGCGGCGCGGACTGCGTGTCGCTCCTCGACGCCGAGAAGCGGGAACGCTAG
- a CDS encoding amidase: MPDALARLDATAQAEIVRRGEASPRDLVDAAIARIERLNPQLNAVIHPRFEAARAEADRLAHGSDAPFHGVPLLVKDFLCHLEGEPIHLGTRFLRDAGFVAPHDAYLTRKLKAAGFVVLGRTNTPELGTLPTTEPDAYGATHNPWKLGHSTGGSSGGSAASVAAGFTPVAHANDGGGSIRIPASACGVVGLKPSRGRTSLGPDVGDGMGGLVAEGVVSRSVRDTASVLDAIAGAMPGDPYTAPPPLRPYRLEPGAWPGRLRVGMLTRPPCNIGTVHPEARRAVAQAARLLADAGHTVEESHPDALDEMPMPQHFSVMYCTSTARLLDAFGELLGRTLGPDDVDPLNWAMAETGRAMSAPMYLATVDWLQGWTRRMATWWTSGFDLLLTPTLPEPPPAHGTFAPAADNPLVAGARAQMYAAFTSPFNLSGQPAISLPLHWTDDGLPLGVQLVGAYGREDLLLRVAGQLEAAAPWADRWPALVA; encoded by the coding sequence ATGCCCGACGCCCTCGCCCGCCTGGACGCCACCGCGCAGGCCGAGATCGTGCGCCGCGGGGAAGCCTCCCCGCGCGACCTGGTCGACGCCGCCATTGCCCGCATCGAGCGCCTGAATCCGCAGCTGAACGCGGTGATCCATCCGCGCTTCGAGGCCGCCCGCGCCGAGGCCGACCGCCTCGCGCACGGCAGCGACGCCCCGTTCCACGGCGTGCCGCTGCTGGTGAAGGACTTCCTCTGCCACCTGGAGGGCGAGCCGATCCACCTCGGCACGCGCTTCCTCCGCGACGCGGGCTTCGTCGCTCCGCACGACGCGTATCTCACCCGCAAGCTGAAGGCCGCCGGCTTCGTCGTCCTCGGCCGCACCAACACGCCCGAGCTGGGCACGCTGCCGACGACCGAGCCCGACGCCTACGGCGCCACGCACAACCCCTGGAAGCTCGGGCACTCGACCGGCGGCTCCAGCGGCGGCTCGGCGGCGAGCGTCGCCGCCGGCTTCACGCCGGTCGCGCACGCGAACGACGGCGGCGGCTCGATCCGCATCCCGGCCAGCGCCTGCGGCGTCGTCGGGTTGAAGCCCTCGCGCGGGCGCACGTCGCTCGGGCCGGACGTCGGCGACGGCATGGGTGGGCTCGTCGCCGAGGGCGTCGTCTCGCGCTCGGTGCGTGACACCGCGTCCGTGCTCGACGCGATCGCCGGTGCCATGCCCGGCGACCCCTACACCGCGCCGCCGCCGCTGCGTCCGTATCGGCTCGAGCCCGGGGCGTGGCCGGGACGGCTGCGCGTCGGCATGCTCACGCGGCCGCCGTGCAACATCGGCACGGTGCATCCCGAGGCCCGGCGCGCCGTCGCGCAGGCGGCGCGTCTCCTCGCCGACGCCGGCCACACCGTCGAGGAGAGCCACCCCGACGCGCTCGACGAGATGCCGATGCCGCAGCACTTCAGCGTGATGTACTGCACCAGCACGGCGCGCCTGCTCGACGCCTTCGGCGAGCTGCTCGGGCGCACGCTCGGCCCGGACGACGTCGATCCGCTCAACTGGGCCATGGCCGAGACCGGCCGCGCGATGTCGGCGCCGATGTACCTCGCCACCGTCGACTGGCTCCAGGGCTGGACGCGGCGCATGGCCACGTGGTGGACGTCGGGCTTCGACCTCCTGCTCACGCCCACGCTGCCCGAGCCGCCGCCGGCGCACGGCACCTTCGCGCCCGCCGCCGACAACCCGCTCGTCGCCGGCGCGCGGGCGCAGATGTACGCGGCGTTCACCTCGCCCTTCAATCTGTCCGGCCAGCCGGCGATCTCGCTGCCGCTGCACTGGACCGACGACGGCCTCCCGCTCGGCGTGCAGCTGGTCGGTGCCTACGGCCGCGAAGACCTGCTGCTGCGCGTGGCCGGCCAGCTCGAGGCGGCCGCGCCGTGGGCCGACCGCTGGCCGGCGCTCGTCGCGTGA
- a CDS encoding 1-acyl-sn-glycerol-3-phosphate acyltransferase: MLRRVLSPLFWAFIIVSSIALFPIALLFWAATVAFDRRLVALHRFTCFWASLYTWLNPVWRVTVSGREHIRPEVTYMMVANHQSLLDILVLFRLFVHFKWVSKAELFRIWCVGWNMSLNRYVPLVRGDAESIARMLVQCEDTMAEGNSIMMFPEGTRSEDGHLKPFKHGAFTLALRARVPILPIVIEGTSDALPKKGLVLKGNHRIRVRVLEPIPYERFAGWDVAALSDHVHALFARELGEPGLPIAARA, translated from the coding sequence GTGCTCCGACGCGTGCTGTCCCCGCTGTTCTGGGCGTTCATCATCGTGTCGTCGATCGCGCTGTTCCCGATCGCGCTCCTTTTCTGGGCGGCGACGGTCGCGTTCGACCGCCGGCTGGTCGCGCTGCATCGCTTCACCTGCTTCTGGGCGTCGCTCTATACGTGGCTGAACCCGGTGTGGCGTGTCACCGTCAGCGGGCGCGAGCACATCCGGCCCGAGGTCACCTACATGATGGTGGCGAACCATCAGTCGCTGCTCGACATCCTCGTGCTGTTCCGGTTGTTCGTGCACTTCAAGTGGGTGTCGAAGGCCGAGCTGTTCCGCATCTGGTGCGTCGGCTGGAACATGTCGCTGAACCGCTACGTCCCGCTCGTGCGCGGCGACGCCGAGAGCATCGCCCGCATGCTCGTCCAGTGCGAAGACACCATGGCCGAAGGCAATTCGATCATGATGTTCCCCGAGGGCACGCGCTCCGAGGACGGGCACCTGAAGCCGTTCAAGCACGGCGCGTTCACGCTGGCGCTACGGGCGCGCGTGCCGATCCTGCCGATCGTCATCGAGGGCACCTCGGACGCGCTGCCGAAGAAGGGGCTCGTGCTGAAGGGCAACCATCGCATCCGCGTGCGCGTCCTCGAGCCGATCCCCTACGAGCGCTTCGCGGGCTGGGACGTCGCCGCGCTGAGCGACCACGTCCACGCGCTCTTCGCACGCGAGCTCGGCGAGCCCGGGCTGCCGATCGCCGCCCGGGCCTGA
- a CDS encoding TOBE domain-containing protein — protein sequence MEISARNQLKGRITGITPGAVMSEVVVDVGGQEVVAMISKKSVERMRLQVGDSVVAIVKATEVMIGK from the coding sequence ATGGAGATCAGCGCGCGCAATCAGCTGAAGGGCCGCATCACGGGGATCACGCCCGGAGCGGTCATGAGCGAGGTCGTCGTCGACGTCGGCGGACAGGAGGTCGTCGCGATGATCTCCAAGAAATCCGTCGAACGGATGCGGCTCCAGGTCGGCGACAGCGTCGTCGCCATCGTGAAGGCCACCGAGGTCATGATCGGGAAGTAG
- a CDS encoding fatty acid desaturase family protein — MPDTAAPEAVADQAADRLPPAWRRALTREEIRDLLRMRDWRSWTSLAVDWGLVFAAMAMVARWPNPLTIVLALFVIGARQLGFAILMHEAAHRSLFADRRVNDWVGNWLCAYPIWSDTRPYRPYHLQHHAKNWTAEDPDIGLAMPFPITPASLRRKVWRDLSGQTGWKRLKATVRRDLGMSEGRVKRNFDAGMEAFKGVAITNAVLLAILWLAGHPWLYLLWVVSWMTTYSLVMRIRSIAEHAMIPEPADELRNTRTTIARWWERLFLAPNRVNYHLEHHLLMTVPHYHLPRLHRLLRDRGVLGGACVVRGYPAVLALAASRTT; from the coding sequence ATGCCCGACACCGCCGCTCCCGAAGCGGTCGCCGACCAGGCGGCCGACCGCCTCCCGCCCGCCTGGCGCCGCGCGCTCACGCGCGAGGAGATCCGCGACCTGCTGCGCATGCGCGACTGGCGCAGCTGGACGTCGCTCGCCGTCGACTGGGGTCTCGTCTTCGCGGCCATGGCGATGGTGGCGCGCTGGCCGAACCCGCTGACGATCGTGCTCGCGCTATTCGTGATCGGCGCCCGGCAGCTCGGCTTCGCGATCCTCATGCACGAAGCCGCGCACCGCAGCCTCTTCGCCGACCGCAGGGTCAACGACTGGGTCGGCAACTGGCTGTGCGCCTATCCGATCTGGAGCGACACGCGGCCCTACCGCCCCTACCACCTCCAGCACCACGCCAAGAACTGGACGGCCGAGGATCCCGACATCGGCCTCGCCATGCCCTTCCCGATCACGCCCGCGAGCCTGCGCCGCAAGGTCTGGCGCGACCTCTCCGGGCAGACCGGGTGGAAGCGCCTCAAGGCCACCGTGCGTCGCGACCTCGGCATGTCGGAGGGTCGCGTGAAGCGCAATTTCGACGCCGGCATGGAGGCGTTCAAGGGCGTCGCGATCACCAACGCCGTGCTGCTCGCGATCCTCTGGCTCGCCGGCCATCCGTGGCTCTACCTCTTGTGGGTGGTGTCGTGGATGACGACCTACAGCCTCGTCATGCGCATCCGCTCGATCGCCGAACACGCGATGATCCCCGAGCCCGCCGACGAGCTGCGCAACACGCGCACCACGATCGCGCGCTGGTGGGAGCGGCTCTTCCTGGCGCCGAACCGCGTCAACTACCACCTCGAGCATCACCTGCTGATGACGGTGCCGCACTACCACCTGCCCCGCCTGCACCGCCTGCTGCGCGACCGCGGGGTGCTGGGCGGCGCGTGCGTCGTGCGCGGCTACCCGGCGGTGCTGGCGCTGGCGGCGTCGCGGACGACGTAG
- a CDS encoding pyridoxamine 5'-phosphate oxidase family protein: MRKVADFAEIADEFARRWKRTVWAPMTTVDARGRPRSRMIHPYWEGSVGWVITFRHSAKGRDLDGVPFASFTYWDQTNEQVHVECAVSWVDDLAEKQRVWNVFKDAPPPHGYDPGMFFKEGPADPQCGVARLDPWRLELWSLADMMRGVQPQVWRPRR; this comes from the coding sequence ATGAGGAAGGTCGCCGACTTCGCCGAGATTGCCGACGAGTTCGCGCGTCGCTGGAAGCGCACCGTCTGGGCGCCGATGACGACGGTCGACGCGCGGGGTCGTCCGCGCAGCCGCATGATCCATCCCTACTGGGAGGGCAGCGTCGGCTGGGTGATCACGTTCCGGCACTCGGCGAAGGGCCGCGACCTCGACGGCGTGCCGTTCGCGTCGTTCACGTACTGGGACCAGACCAACGAGCAGGTGCACGTCGAGTGCGCCGTCTCCTGGGTCGACGACCTCGCCGAGAAGCAGCGCGTGTGGAACGTCTTCAAGGACGCGCCGCCGCCGCACGGCTACGATCCCGGCATGTTCTTCAAGGAGGGGCCGGCCGATCCGCAGTGCGGCGTCGCCCGCCTCGATCCCTGGCGTCTCGAGCTGTGGTCGCTCGCCGACATGATGCGCGGCGTGCAGCCGCAGGTGTGGAGGCCGCGGCGGTGA
- a CDS encoding VOC family protein, whose amino-acid sequence MLARGLGHVSFPVADLERSLHFYRDVLGLAEIPRPDLGFPGAWLGVGDGQVHLIQRFPGVDVGTAPPALNPTAQHVAFLVDDYATTLARLGDAGLAVLSTSPEAGQMWVQDPDGHVIELTAAPR is encoded by the coding sequence ATGCTCGCCCGCGGCCTCGGCCACGTGTCGTTTCCGGTCGCCGACCTGGAGCGCTCGCTGCATTTCTATCGCGACGTTCTCGGCCTCGCGGAGATACCGCGCCCCGACCTCGGGTTCCCCGGCGCCTGGCTCGGCGTCGGCGACGGGCAGGTGCACCTGATCCAGCGCTTCCCCGGCGTCGACGTGGGGACGGCGCCGCCGGCCCTCAACCCGACGGCGCAGCACGTCGCCTTCCTCGTCGACGACTACGCCACCACGCTCGCGCGCCTTGGCGACGCGGGCCTCGCCGTCCTCTCCACCAGCCCCGAGGCGGGACAGATGTGGGTGCAGGATCCCGACGGCCACGTGATCGAGCTCACCGCCGCACCGCGATGA
- a CDS encoding Smr/MutS family protein — protein MSEDEPEPVDDPVVVPIEDALDLHPFAPRDVPDVVADYLDAAHAAGFAEVRLIHGKGIGVQRRRVQAVLASHPLVVRFADAPPERGGLGATQVWLRREAT, from the coding sequence ATGAGCGAGGACGAGCCGGAGCCGGTCGACGACCCCGTCGTCGTGCCGATCGAAGACGCGCTCGACCTGCACCCCTTCGCGCCGCGCGACGTTCCGGACGTCGTCGCCGACTACCTCGACGCCGCGCACGCCGCCGGCTTCGCCGAGGTGCGCCTCATCCACGGCAAGGGCATCGGGGTCCAGCGCCGTCGTGTGCAGGCGGTGCTCGCGTCGCACCCGCTCGTCGTCCGCTTCGCCGACGCGCCGCCCGAGCGCGGCGGCCTCGGCGCGACGCAGGTATGGCTGCGTCGGGAGGCCACGTAG
- a CDS encoding alpha/beta fold hydrolase has protein sequence MPEPRPVTFDTGPVVLTGDAYGNPAHRPVLLLHGGGQTRHAWGGTAATLADAGFHAVSLDLRGHGDSGWAPDADYRVDAFADDLCAVAAQLGRKPAVVGASLGGLALLVAMGERPDPPAAAVVLVDIAARADQVGIGRIIAFMTGAPDGFATLEDAADAVAAYTPHRPRPSQLDGLRKNLRQGADGRWRWHWDPQFIRGDRPPNATQNPERLEACARTLRVPTLLVRGRMSDVVSEDGAAHFLEVVPHARYADVAGAGHMVAGDRNDAFTRAVVGFLRALP, from the coding sequence ATGCCTGAGCCTCGCCCCGTCACCTTCGACACCGGTCCCGTCGTCCTCACCGGCGACGCCTACGGGAACCCCGCGCATCGGCCGGTCCTGCTGCTGCACGGCGGCGGCCAGACCCGTCACGCCTGGGGCGGCACCGCCGCGACGCTCGCCGACGCGGGCTTCCACGCCGTCTCGCTCGACCTGCGCGGCCACGGCGACTCCGGCTGGGCACCCGACGCCGACTACCGCGTCGACGCCTTCGCCGACGATCTCTGCGCCGTCGCGGCGCAGCTCGGCCGCAAGCCGGCGGTCGTCGGCGCGTCGCTCGGCGGCCTCGCGCTGCTGGTCGCGATGGGCGAGCGTCCCGACCCGCCCGCGGCCGCGGTCGTCCTCGTCGACATCGCCGCGCGCGCCGATCAGGTCGGCATCGGGCGCATCATCGCGTTCATGACGGGCGCGCCCGACGGCTTCGCCACGCTCGAGGACGCGGCCGACGCGGTCGCGGCCTACACGCCGCACCGCCCGCGGCCGTCGCAGCTCGACGGCCTGCGCAAGAACCTGCGCCAGGGCGCCGACGGCCGCTGGCGCTGGCACTGGGACCCGCAGTTCATCCGCGGCGACCGCCCGCCGAACGCGACCCAGAACCCCGAGCGGCTCGAAGCCTGCGCGCGGACGCTGCGCGTCCCCACCCTGCTGGTGCGCGGGCGCATGAGCGACGTCGTCAGCGAGGACGGTGCGGCGCACTTCCTCGAGGTCGTGCCGCATGCGCGCTACGCCGACGTCGCCGGCGCCGGGCACATGGTCGCGGGCGACCGCAACGACGCCTTCACCCGTGCGGTCGTCGGGTTCCTGCGCGCGCTGCCATGA